The following proteins come from a genomic window of Falsibacillus albus:
- the lysS gene encoding lysine--tRNA ligase has product MHWAFKMAGQLIEEHPNAETFVCASGISPSGTVHIGNFREVVTSYFVVRALEMLGKNTRFIFSWDDFDRLRKVPANIDPAHEQYIGMPYSKIPDPNGCHKSYAAHFETEFENAVKAFGIDAEFIYQNKMYESGCYHESILTALNKRKDIYDITMKFKTGGPCEEDRENYYPVAIYCDACRKDDTNIIAYNQPAESIHYECSCGHHSEKAVSDLDLKLNWKIDWPMRWQKESVMFEPGGRDHSAQTGSYNVSKEIAKEIFDYKAPAYIAYDFIHIKGSQKKMSSSTGISLTPSDLLNVYSPELILFLFAKYQPDSAFHIGLDEDVIRNYTEFERYKRAFLAGTLKDDVIRQALELVLGEASDREEPSFSQLAGILPLVDFNLHLLQEVLQQNGEQYTMDQLKEVSERVEFWIKHYRQENVNVINEAPYQKYFDTLTDKEKAQLHHFADIVREGAAQSGEDLMREIYDICSAENQKQKKQEQKRLFQIIYQLVLNRNSGPRLPILIRAAGAEKIVELVTFDTTS; this is encoded by the coding sequence ATGCATTGGGCATTTAAAATGGCAGGGCAATTAATCGAAGAACATCCAAATGCAGAAACTTTTGTATGCGCTTCTGGAATAAGTCCTTCCGGAACCGTCCATATCGGGAATTTCAGGGAAGTCGTGACGAGTTATTTCGTTGTAAGGGCACTTGAGATGCTCGGGAAGAACACGAGATTTATCTTTTCGTGGGACGATTTTGATCGTTTACGAAAAGTGCCGGCGAATATTGACCCGGCACATGAACAATACATTGGAATGCCGTATTCTAAGATTCCGGATCCGAATGGCTGCCACAAATCGTATGCTGCGCATTTCGAAACAGAATTCGAAAATGCAGTTAAAGCATTTGGAATCGACGCGGAATTCATCTATCAGAACAAAATGTATGAGAGTGGATGTTATCATGAGAGTATTTTAACAGCATTGAACAAACGCAAGGATATTTACGATATCACTATGAAATTTAAAACGGGTGGACCCTGCGAGGAAGACAGGGAAAACTATTATCCAGTTGCCATTTACTGTGATGCTTGCCGCAAAGACGATACCAATATCATTGCATACAACCAACCAGCAGAATCGATCCATTATGAATGCAGCTGCGGGCACCATTCGGAAAAAGCTGTTTCCGACCTTGACTTGAAATTGAATTGGAAAATCGATTGGCCGATGAGGTGGCAAAAAGAATCGGTGATGTTCGAACCGGGGGGAAGGGATCATTCCGCTCAGACGGGCAGCTATAATGTATCGAAGGAAATTGCCAAGGAGATATTTGATTACAAGGCTCCAGCATATATTGCGTATGACTTCATTCATATAAAAGGAAGTCAGAAAAAAATGTCCAGTTCCACTGGTATAAGCTTAACCCCATCTGACTTATTAAACGTTTATTCTCCTGAGCTGATCCTGTTTCTATTCGCCAAATACCAGCCTGATTCGGCCTTTCACATAGGATTGGATGAAGATGTGATTCGTAATTACACTGAATTTGAGCGGTATAAAAGAGCATTCCTCGCTGGCACGCTAAAAGATGATGTCATCCGCCAAGCGCTGGAGCTTGTTCTAGGAGAAGCTTCTGATCGTGAGGAACCATCCTTCAGCCAACTTGCTGGGATCCTGCCGTTGGTGGACTTTAATTTACATCTGCTCCAGGAAGTGCTCCAGCAGAATGGGGAACAGTATACAATGGACCAGCTAAAAGAAGTGAGCGAAAGAGTCGAATTTTGGATCAAGCATTATCGCCAGGAGAATGTGAATGTCATCAATGAAGCACCCTACCAAAAGTATTTTGACACTTTAACTGACAAAGAAAAAGCACAGCTCCATCACTTTGCTGACATTGTCCGGGAAGGGGCTGCTCAATCGGGAGAGGATTTAATGAGGGAGATTTATGATATATGCTCTGCAGAAAATCAAAAACAAAAAAAGCAGGAGCAAAAGAGGTTATTTCAAATCATCTATCAGCTCGTTTTAAATCGGAACAGCGGACCCAGGCTGCCAATCCTGATCCGTGCAGCAGGGGCAGAAAAAATAGTCGAACTAGTAACTTTCGATACGACCAGCTGA
- a CDS encoding MFS transporter: MAELEVKRTQVPRLRKNVPVFVFMGGNIISFIGDQLYLIALPIMVLKISGSPLSMGVIAAVERFPIVLQPLMGVLADRWNRKRILLVCDFGRAVVMGLMGTLYLMDRVLLPELFVAALVIGVLSQIYHTSQFASIPDLVQTEDIQAVNAINTGAFNSAVLIGPALGGLILSYYNPGVSLLMNAFSYILAFCSVLVVKIHTHRKKDAAANFLAEVKEGFIFVSRMKPILYTNMALLFSVVGTTMLVTMIVIHLKETMELTPEKVGILLSISGGGAIAGALMTSFFNRFFKVQQVLFASSLIGGISIIIFGLSSTFISLMAWNVVGMICAAVKNPFIATMRQSLTPAELLGRVQATSRFMTWLLMPPAALVSGLIAQHFGTHAVMIIGGSISTIASFFFLHKSLRID, from the coding sequence TTGGCTGAATTGGAGGTAAAAAGGACACAAGTTCCAAGGCTGCGAAAAAATGTACCGGTCTTCGTCTTTATGGGAGGGAACATTATCTCATTCATAGGGGATCAATTATATCTCATCGCCCTTCCCATAATGGTATTAAAAATATCGGGTTCCCCACTCAGCATGGGAGTCATTGCTGCAGTAGAAAGATTCCCGATTGTATTACAGCCATTAATGGGCGTGCTGGCAGACCGGTGGAATCGAAAAAGGATCTTGCTAGTTTGTGATTTCGGCAGGGCAGTCGTTATGGGGCTCATGGGGACTCTTTATCTAATGGACCGCGTGTTATTGCCCGAGCTCTTTGTGGCTGCCCTTGTCATCGGAGTGCTGAGCCAAATCTATCACACATCTCAATTTGCATCCATTCCTGATCTTGTCCAGACCGAAGACATACAAGCTGTCAACGCCATCAATACTGGGGCATTCAATTCTGCAGTCTTGATAGGACCCGCACTTGGAGGATTGATTCTCAGCTATTACAATCCAGGTGTATCATTGCTTATGAATGCCTTCAGCTATATCCTGGCATTTTGCTCTGTCCTAGTTGTGAAAATCCATACTCATAGAAAAAAGGATGCTGCAGCGAATTTTTTGGCAGAAGTGAAGGAAGGGTTTATCTTTGTGAGCAGGATGAAGCCTATCCTATACACAAATATGGCACTGCTCTTTTCAGTAGTGGGAACGACGATGCTGGTGACGATGATTGTCATTCATCTCAAAGAAACAATGGAGTTGACCCCAGAAAAGGTTGGGATTTTGCTATCCATTAGTGGAGGGGGAGCGATTGCAGGTGCTCTCATGACCAGTTTCTTCAATCGGTTCTTTAAAGTACAGCAGGTTTTGTTTGCCTCCTCACTGATCGGAGGAATTTCCATCATCATATTCGGGTTGAGCAGTACGTTTATTTCACTGATGGCGTGGAATGTAGTCGGTATGATTTGTGCAGCAGTGAAAAATCCCTTCATTGCCACGATGAGGCAGTCGCTGACGCCAGCAGAATTATTGGGGAGGGTCCAGGCGACGAGCAGATTCATGACGTGGCTCCTTATGCCTCCAGCTGCATTAGTGTCCGGACTGATTGCCCAGCATTTCGGGACACATGCAGTCATGATCATTGGGGGATCGATTTCGACGATCGCTTCATTTTTCTTTCTACACAAGTCATTACGCATCGATTAA
- a CDS encoding ArsR/SmtB family transcription factor produces MKVLHMTSKKRETYHIEIKSSLLWECAFGIAAFTNEPLLHTLNKPQHEWKQHTQTFPKRLLKNLDKVAKHNTWKSLLQILHQGDFPDIPSFKKYIMDSPANKFKLEIIPFIGQAHQEDRICAAKGDSSARTRLMEAAKENPFFPSYIEYVCSSDTDELKPHLCEVMEDWHQHFIMPQEDTIDSILRTDAESKKKMLHSKQPEELVEWATGGIQYHAEPSVHRCLLIPHYIYRPWNIEADLEGTKVFYYPIADESIDSGDRYQPSSQLVNKYKALGDETRLRIVKMLADGPMTLKELTAELSLGKSTIHHHLKLLKSARIVREQKSNYELNIQTIEATPLEMDRFLKN; encoded by the coding sequence ATGAAAGTTTTGCATATGACAAGCAAGAAGCGGGAGACCTATCATATCGAAATCAAGTCATCACTGCTTTGGGAATGCGCCTTTGGGATCGCAGCCTTCACCAACGAACCACTCCTGCACACATTGAATAAACCTCAGCACGAGTGGAAACAGCATACACAAACCTTTCCGAAAAGATTATTGAAGAATCTTGACAAAGTCGCTAAACATAACACATGGAAATCACTCCTCCAAATACTGCATCAAGGAGATTTCCCGGATATTCCGTCATTTAAGAAGTATATTATGGATTCGCCCGCAAACAAATTTAAACTTGAGATAATCCCGTTTATTGGCCAAGCACATCAGGAAGATCGGATCTGTGCGGCAAAAGGAGACTCATCAGCACGTACAAGACTGATGGAAGCAGCAAAGGAAAACCCGTTTTTTCCAAGTTATATCGAATACGTCTGTTCATCCGATACCGATGAATTAAAACCCCATTTATGTGAGGTGATGGAGGACTGGCATCAACATTTCATCATGCCACAAGAAGATACAATCGACAGCATTTTAAGAACAGATGCAGAATCCAAGAAAAAGATGCTTCATTCCAAACAGCCGGAAGAATTGGTTGAGTGGGCGACAGGCGGGATCCAATATCATGCGGAACCGAGTGTCCACAGGTGTTTGTTGATTCCCCACTACATATACAGACCGTGGAATATTGAAGCTGACCTGGAAGGAACAAAAGTCTTTTATTACCCGATTGCAGATGAAAGCATCGATTCAGGGGACCGATATCAGCCAAGCTCCCAACTCGTAAACAAATACAAAGCACTGGGGGATGAGACCCGCCTACGCATCGTGAAAATGCTAGCGGACGGTCCAATGACATTGAAGGAACTGACAGCTGAACTTTCACTTGGAAAATCCACTATCCACCATCATCTAAAGCTATTGAAATCAGCAAGGATCGTTAGAGAGCAGAAATCCAATTATGAATTGAACATCCAAACGATTGAAGCCACGCCATTGGAGATGGATCGCTTTTTGAAAAATTAA
- the dnaN gene encoding DNA polymerase III subunit beta: MEFIIDRNLILAALLDVSLAVSTKDTIPILKGIKMEVFDDKIILTGGNQVSIIKKIIKGPAVSIIQTGSTVLEARFLVGLVRKLENDLHVKSISGSIVVRSGEVETTFHGMDPAEYPKLHDSEAGSEMVLTIEKLKEIILQTGFAAAINDARPVLTGCHWRFKNRILTCAATDSQRMAMRKIDIESDLNRVANIPTASLSKLLKLLPKQAGNVNIQISDSFILFKTPDFELYSLLITGSYPQIDRLIPTGISTEITLNRKTLENALDRMNIISNHHKHHDVRLSICNGEVIELSTIAYELGKMVQKIMPNEIQGKKELDITFDSIFMLEAVKSIQDAQLKLSFYGENKPIVVESTAGNDQLSLISSVRTK, translated from the coding sequence ATGGAATTTATTATTGATAGAAACCTGATATTAGCTGCATTGCTGGATGTAAGTTTGGCAGTGAGCACGAAAGATACCATCCCGATTTTAAAAGGTATCAAAATGGAAGTATTTGATGACAAGATCATTCTTACAGGGGGCAATCAAGTAAGCATTATTAAAAAAATTATTAAGGGACCTGCGGTAAGCATCATTCAAACGGGGTCGACCGTACTCGAGGCAAGGTTTCTTGTGGGCTTGGTCAGGAAGCTGGAGAATGATCTTCACGTGAAATCCATCAGTGGAAGTATAGTTGTCCGCTCGGGAGAAGTAGAGACCACTTTTCATGGTATGGATCCAGCTGAATATCCGAAATTGCATGATTCGGAAGCTGGAAGTGAAATGGTTCTAACAATTGAGAAGCTAAAGGAAATCATTTTGCAGACTGGCTTTGCAGCAGCAATCAATGATGCAAGGCCTGTATTGACGGGCTGCCATTGGCGATTCAAAAACCGGATATTGACGTGTGCAGCCACAGATTCACAGCGGATGGCTATGAGAAAAATCGATATAGAAAGTGATCTAAATAGAGTGGCCAATATTCCAACTGCCAGTCTATCAAAATTGCTGAAACTCTTACCGAAACAAGCCGGAAATGTTAATATCCAGATTTCTGACTCATTCATTTTGTTTAAAACCCCGGATTTTGAGCTGTATTCCCTTTTAATCACCGGCAGCTATCCACAGATTGACCGTCTCATTCCTACTGGTATTTCGACGGAAATCACTCTTAATCGAAAGACGTTGGAAAACGCTCTGGATCGGATGAATATCATATCCAATCACCATAAACATCATGACGTCAGATTATCAATATGCAATGGAGAGGTGATTGAGTTGTCTACCATCGCGTATGAATTGGGGAAAATGGTCCAAAAAATAATGCCGAATGAGATTCAAGGTAAAAAGGAATTGGACATTACCTTTGACTCTATCTTTATGTTGGAAGCCGTAAAAAGCATTCAAGATGCGCAGCTGAAATTATCATTCTACGGAGAAAACAAGCCCATCGTAGTTGAATCGACTGCCGGCAATGACCAGCTATCCCTGATATCGTCTGTACGTACAAAATAA
- a CDS encoding WD40/YVTN/BNR-like repeat-containing protein: MQSRRIGQWLTFLFGCSLFFVLIIFIFFLTKGPTLKDLLLNSPHEELNMEHSMTSSASIPTPIEHSVNAAMTEPIQIDEFRFLHDKDGWAKSKNDIWAIRDGYLQNVSPPQLQLDEAEFSFAATNQHTAIIYKDATLFTTTTSGDAWNAFSINGDADKTPKIRASFINQKEGWALIGRGNTGGQHPFDIYHTLNEGREWEIIYSSDIESADPIPLQALPYSITFINEKIGFITGGTLKEGSQTFFRTVNGGRTWKSIEIHYPKGYEHENPDIQAPVFFNGTDGFVYIRSGSELYLFQTMDQGAHWKSFKILSNINDLFFLNAKQGWAAQQNDVGSPATAILRTSDGGKSWKKIGQAGFSLSSLHFTSNQDGWGMNLETGLPMKSLNGGKDWTDLIFSSK; the protein is encoded by the coding sequence ATGCAGAGTAGGCGCATCGGACAATGGTTAACCTTTTTATTTGGCTGCAGTCTATTTTTTGTCCTCATCATTTTTATTTTTTTCCTAACGAAAGGACCGACTTTGAAAGATCTTCTTTTAAACTCACCTCATGAAGAACTCAACATGGAACATTCAATGACATCTTCCGCTTCAATACCTACACCTATAGAACATTCAGTAAATGCTGCAATGACCGAACCCATACAAATCGATGAATTTCGTTTTCTCCATGATAAGGACGGTTGGGCAAAAAGTAAAAATGATATTTGGGCGATAAGGGATGGTTATCTACAAAATGTATCACCGCCGCAGCTCCAATTAGATGAAGCTGAATTCAGCTTTGCTGCAACCAATCAACACACGGCCATCATTTATAAAGATGCTACACTCTTTACTACGACCACTTCAGGGGATGCATGGAATGCTTTTTCAATAAACGGCGATGCGGATAAAACGCCAAAAATACGGGCTTCCTTTATTAATCAGAAGGAAGGATGGGCACTTATCGGGCGGGGAAATACCGGCGGCCAGCACCCTTTTGATATTTATCACACGTTAAATGAAGGAAGGGAATGGGAGATCATTTACAGCTCAGATATCGAAAGTGCCGATCCCATCCCACTTCAAGCACTTCCTTATTCCATAACCTTTATCAACGAGAAAATCGGATTTATCACTGGCGGAACATTGAAAGAAGGTTCTCAAACCTTTTTTCGCACAGTGAACGGCGGGAGAACGTGGAAATCAATCGAGATCCATTATCCGAAGGGGTATGAACATGAAAATCCTGATATACAAGCCCCTGTCTTTTTCAATGGAACAGACGGGTTTGTCTATATCCGGTCCGGCAGCGAACTTTATCTTTTTCAAACGATGGATCAAGGGGCGCATTGGAAATCATTTAAGATATTATCCAACATTAATGATTTATTTTTCTTGAACGCTAAACAAGGATGGGCTGCTCAGCAGAATGATGTTGGAAGCCCCGCTACTGCGATCCTAAGGACAAGTGACGGCGGTAAGAGCTGGAAAAAAATTGGCCAGGCAGGATTTTCACTCTCCTCCCTTCATTTCACCTCCAATCAGGACGGCTGGGGCATGAATCTCGAGACGGGGCTGCCAATGAAAAGCCTAAACGGAGGCAAAGATTGGACTGACTTGATATTTAGCAGCAAATAA
- a CDS encoding VPS10 domain-containing protein: protein MNEFNDRDQALIHEIKQLPQKYKLSKEKQESIMEAIRKEHEARARKKKVKAIAAWTGSSALLVGAAALFLSLVLHEPTVNQPGQLQKNAPQHKIEKPSQVKKESIAELFNKKTSLQAAVISPIDENWVIGTDHVFHLVNGKWQETTPEGFAADDKKVMSEKAAFPSKQQAIIAKVISPTETKIYSTKDDGATWNTSSLNDTITDVDFSFIDGEHGWMLGKGDSGAGSQGYRIYSTKDGGGSWTKVSSQLSSGMKFGITFVNGSIGFMGVASGPDDGTEIDITKDGGKSWDQQTLDYYPNVNPQLQNAIDKPTFLDASHGIMPVRIDQKMVLYETGDQGESWQPMNEPLDAKGNVNNVYILNDKTAWAFTSDEVYHTTDGGKTWKNTALPESESYIKQVFFTSEEEGYLITEKDQKTNVYQTKDAGATWTNLNS, encoded by the coding sequence GTGAATGAGTTCAATGATCGAGATCAAGCACTAATCCATGAAATCAAGCAGCTTCCACAAAAGTATAAATTAAGCAAGGAAAAACAAGAATCCATCATGGAGGCGATCCGCAAAGAGCATGAAGCAAGGGCAAGAAAGAAGAAAGTAAAGGCGATTGCGGCATGGACCGGAAGCAGCGCATTGCTTGTTGGGGCGGCAGCATTATTTTTATCCCTGGTATTGCATGAACCGACCGTCAACCAGCCGGGACAACTACAAAAAAATGCACCACAGCATAAAATCGAGAAGCCATCACAAGTAAAAAAGGAATCCATTGCGGAGCTCTTCAACAAGAAGACCTCCCTGCAGGCAGCTGTTATCAGCCCGATAGATGAAAATTGGGTCATCGGTACAGATCACGTATTTCACTTGGTCAATGGCAAGTGGCAGGAAACGACGCCTGAGGGATTTGCGGCAGATGACAAGAAAGTCATGTCTGAAAAAGCTGCTTTTCCTTCTAAACAGCAGGCCATCATTGCGAAGGTCATCTCACCGACTGAAACGAAGATTTACAGTACGAAGGATGACGGCGCGACTTGGAACACTTCATCGTTGAATGACACGATCACGGACGTCGATTTTTCGTTCATCGATGGTGAACATGGGTGGATGCTCGGAAAAGGTGACTCAGGAGCAGGAAGCCAGGGTTACAGGATTTATTCCACTAAGGATGGTGGGGGGAGCTGGACGAAGGTCAGTTCCCAATTGAGTTCAGGGATGAAGTTTGGAATCACTTTTGTGAATGGTTCAATTGGTTTTATGGGAGTTGCGTCAGGTCCTGACGACGGGACTGAGATTGACATCACGAAAGATGGCGGGAAAAGCTGGGATCAACAAACATTGGATTATTATCCAAATGTCAATCCACAGCTGCAAAATGCCATCGATAAGCCGACTTTCCTGGATGCCAGCCACGGCATAATGCCGGTGCGAATCGATCAAAAAATGGTTTTATACGAAACAGGGGATCAAGGGGAAAGCTGGCAACCGATGAATGAGCCACTGGATGCAAAAGGCAATGTAAATAATGTTTATATATTAAATGATAAGACAGCTTGGGCCTTCACATCGGATGAAGTGTATCATACAACCGATGGCGGGAAGACGTGGAAGAACACAGCATTGCCTGAATCTGAATCCTATATCAAACAGGTGTTCTTCACCTCAGAAGAGGAAGGCTATTTGATTACAGAAAAGGATCAAAAAACAAACGTCTATCAAACGAAAGATGCAGGAGCAACATGGACGAATCTCAACAGCTAA
- a CDS encoding RNA polymerase sigma factor has translation MSSMEMIEEWFYEYNQDIYNFLIYYVGSTDVEDMLQEVFIRALKGIHTFRGESSPKTWLFSITRNVAVDMKRKEQRHLRKLNLFQEAAGDEIVHSRTPEEVYEIAEKRSEIINGIHSLKQSYQDVLFLRALKDFSVEETAEILGWRQNKVSVTYHRAIKALRSALEKGGGVFSE, from the coding sequence ATGTCATCAATGGAAATGATCGAGGAATGGTTTTATGAATACAATCAGGACATTTATAACTTTCTCATATATTATGTAGGATCTACGGATGTCGAGGATATGCTGCAGGAAGTATTCATCCGTGCATTAAAGGGGATCCATACTTTCCGGGGCGAGAGCAGTCCAAAGACTTGGCTCTTCAGCATTACACGAAATGTGGCAGTGGACATGAAAAGGAAGGAACAAAGACATTTGAGAAAGCTGAACCTATTTCAGGAAGCTGCGGGTGATGAAATCGTCCATTCGCGCACACCGGAAGAAGTATATGAAATCGCCGAAAAGCGTTCTGAAATCATCAATGGTATACACTCCTTGAAGCAAAGTTATCAGGATGTCCTCTTTTTAAGGGCATTGAAAGATTTTTCTGTCGAGGAAACGGCAGAAATATTAGGGTGGAGACAGAACAAGGTCAGCGTTACATATCACCGTGCCATCAAAGCTCTGCGGTCGGCATTAGAAAAAGGGGGGGGCGTTTTCAGTGAATGA